The genomic segment CTCCTGCGGCCGGCGGCGCGCGCGGGACTGGCGTACACCGGATCTGAAGTGGTCCATACGTTCGGCGCCAGCCTGACGCTCGGCCGGCGGTACGGCGGCCGCGTGATCCTCGACCGTCAGCCTCTGTCGGACAGCGACGACGCGCTCATCTTGTTCCAGATCGGCGGCTACATCTCCTTCTGAGCGAGGAAGTGGCCACGCTGGCCGCTTGACGCCGGGAACCGGACGCTAGCCTGCGGGCGTCGCCTCCGCCTCCGCCAGCGCCACGCCCTCCTCCTCGTCCACGCGCAGTAGTAGCAGGAACCCGGCGGCGAGAAAGACGAGGATGGAAGCGATGGCCCAGCGGTGGCTGCCCGTGGCGCCCAGGATGAGCCCGTAGGAGAGCGGCCCGGCCGCGGCGGAAAGCCGTCCCGAGAAGGCGTAGAAGCCGAACAGTTCGCCCTGCTTGCTCTCGGGTACGAACGACCCGAGGAGGGCGCGGCTCCCCGCCTGGTTCGGTCCGACCATCAGCCCCAGGAGTATCGCCGCGCCCCAGAACATCGGGAGATCCCGCGCGGACCATGCCATGACGATCGCCACCATCAGCAGCACGAGCGTGATGGCGATCGTTCGCTTCCCGCCGATCCGGTCCTGGACGAACCCGAAGCCGATCGCGCTCGCGCCGGCCGTCAGGTTCACGACGATGCCGAGGACGAGGAGGTCGGCGGTCTCCATCCCGAACTCGACCCCGGCGAAGATCGCCGCCATGGCGAAGGCGGTCGCGAGCCCGTCGTTGTAGACGAGACGCGCCACGAGGAGGCGGACGGCCTGACGATAGCGCCTCAGGTCCCGGGCCGTGTTCGCGATGCGGCCGAAGCCCATCCGCACGCAGGTGCCGAGCGGCGCGCGGCGGCGGGGCTGCCGCTCCCGAAGGAAGAGAAAGACCGGAATTGAGAACACGAGGAGCCAGCCGGCGGCGAGGAGGCTCGTGGACCGCACGTTCAGCCCTCCGTCCTCCGGCAGCCAGCCGCTGACCATCCCCAGCGCCGGCACGAGGCAGAGAAGGCCGCCGAAGTATCCGAGACCCCAGCCCAGCCCGGATATCCGTCCCATGTTCTCTCGCGTGGAGATCTCGGGAAGAAACGCGTTGGCGAGCGACTGCATCGACTCGTAGGCGACGCTGGCCCCGATGAACACGAGCGCGGCGATCCACGCATCGCCCGGCCCCATGCCGAAGAGACCCGCGGTCAGGGCGACGCAGACCACTGTGGCGACGAACAGAAACCGCTTCTTGAGGCCGCCGTAGTCCCCCATCGCGCCCACCACGGGCATGATGAGCGCGGTCGTGACCGCCGAGACGGTGACCGCGCGCGTCCACCAGACGCCCCCCAGCACCTCGTCGGGAGCGATCGAGCGGGCGAACCAGGCGGAGAAGATGAACGTCACGATGATCGTCCCGAAGGCCGAGTGGGCGAAATCGTACATCGCCCAGGAGACGATCTCCCGGCGTGC from the Candidatus Palauibacter australiensis genome contains:
- a CDS encoding MFS transporter; amino-acid sequence: MYDFAHSAFGTIIVTFIFSAWFARSIAPDEVLGGVWWTRAVTVSAVTTALIMPVVGAMGDYGGLKKRFLFVATVVCVALTAGLFGMGPGDAWIAALVFIGASVAYESMQSLANAFLPEISTRENMGRISGLGWGLGYFGGLLCLVPALGMVSGWLPEDGGLNVRSTSLLAAGWLLVFSIPVFLFLRERQPRRRAPLGTCVRMGFGRIANTARDLRRYRQAVRLLVARLVYNDGLATAFAMAAIFAGVEFGMETADLLVLGIVVNLTAGASAIGFGFVQDRIGGKRTIAITLVLLMVAIVMAWSARDLPMFWGAAILLGLMVGPNQAGSRALLGSFVPESKQGELFGFYAFSGRLSAAAGPLSYGLILGATGSHRWAIASILVFLAAGFLLLLRVDEEEGVALAEAEATPAG